A region of Toxorhynchites rutilus septentrionalis strain SRP chromosome 1, ASM2978413v1, whole genome shotgun sequence DNA encodes the following proteins:
- the LOC129762477 gene encoding uncharacterized protein LOC129762477: MFYLLAAQSMLFFPSKQRFNRQKHEIESYVVRIYRHNLIKDGGIIKRKLREKLFEEIKLRRNTRVKMDELGWVLMNHDLITRNEPIQQHANGNRPNHFKFNMERLRNLLEQHEQNNHAELTSKKQNKFLRMLDAILQNDKV; encoded by the exons atgttttaccttctagccgcgcaatcaatgcttttctttccaagcaagcaGCGTTTTAATC ggcaaaagcatgaaatagaatcgtacgtggtacgaatttatcggcacaatctgatcaaggacggaggcatcatcaaacggaaactacgcgagaaacttttcgaagagataaaactgcgccgcaacactcgtgtcaaaatggacgagttgggctgggtgctgatgaaccacgatttgataacacgtaatgagccaatccaacagcatgccaatggtaatcgaccaaatcattttaaattcaacatggagcggttgcgaaacctactggagcagcacgaacagaacaatcacgctg agttgacatccaaaaagcaaaacaaattcctgcgtatgctggatgcaattttacaaaacgacaAGGTTTGA